The genomic region GCGGCGTCCCGGATCCGCTCGACCACTGCGGCCCGCTCCCGCTCCGCCTCCGCCTCGTCCACGGAGACCAGGTTAAACACGTGTTCAACGAGTTGGCAAGTGTCCAGGCCGGGCACGCGGTCCCCGGGCCGCGCGCGATTTGGCCGCAGACAGCACCGGCCCACTGAGGAACAGGACGGTCAGCCGTTTGCCGGTGCCACCGACGAGAACCGGGCCGAGGACGATCTCGCGCGGCACCGGCAGCATGACCGGCCGGGTCAGCGCGATGGTCTGCCTGCCGTCCGCCGGATCGTCGAACCGGATGGTGAGGGTGCGGCTCCGGACGATGTCCGCTCGGCCCGGCCGCCAGCCCCTCCGCCGGAGGGCGCGTGCGCGGCGGCGCCACCGGCCGTACCCAATCGCCCCGGCCACGGACAGGGAAGGGCCCAGCACGAAGGCGACGACAATCGGGATGAAGGCCCAGAAGGGGTCGTTGGGCACGCCGGGGGCACCGATTCGTTCCGGGTCGTCGCGGTCGTAGAACACGGTGATCTCATCGCCCGGGTTCAGGACGGGGCTGCCGTCGTTGAGGTTCATCGAGCGCACCCGTTCGGCCCCATCGACGGCGAACCGCACCTCGATGGAGTCCGGCACGCCTCTGACGAACCCCTGGCGCACTTGGACCACGACGCCCGGCACGCGCACGCCGGTCGCCTCCAGGCCGGCGGCCCGGTCCTCCAGCACCGTGGCACCGGTCATGAAGCCGACGACCAGTGCCAGGCCGGACAGCAGCATCAGGCCACCCCGCAGTCGCAGCCGCCGGACCGCGCGGGTCGCCACCTCCGGCCGCACCCGGTACTCCGACGGCCTGATGAGGTCGTCCAGACCGCGAATCGCGACGGTGTGCAGCCGCAGCCGCCGGATGTCGCTGAGGTCAGCCTCGATCACGCTGGCCCCTGGACACCAGTTCCCGCCGCAGGACCCAGGCCAGTGCGGTGGCGAAGACGACGGCTCCCACGGCGTCCAGCCAGTGGTTCGCGATGCTGCCATCCAGGAAGAGCGCCGCCCAGCCCAGCACGGCGACGCAACGAGCACCCCGGTGCCGGGACGGGATCAACGCCAGGCTGAGCATCACCACCAGGCCCAGCAACAGCACGATCGGCGCCGGAGTCATCGGTCCGCTGCCGCTGGTGCGGTGGTCTCGGTGTGGCCGGTGGGCAGGGTGTCGGGTGGTTCGATCCGCAGTGCCCTGGCCACCGGCACGTCGGTGGAGGAGTGCAGCACGATCGAGAGCGCGATGGTGATGGCCACCAGGTCGAAAACATGTTCCCCGGCCGGGATTCCGGCCTGTAGGGCGAGCAGGCCGTAGATGACCGAGGCGAAGCCCTTGGGGCCGAACCAGGCCGCGGCACTGCGTTCCCTGGCCGGCAGCGGGGTGCGCAGCAGCGAGAGCAGCATGGCCGCGGGCCGCACCAGCAGGATCGCCAGCACCGCCACCGCCCAGTCGCCCACGCTCAGGTGGGAGATGCGTTCCGGGGTGATCAGCGCGCCGAAGACCAGCAGCGCGGCGAACTTGGTGATTTCCGAGAGCAGGTCGCCGAGCGGTTCGAATCGTTCCGCCGCAAGGTGATCCAGGGTGGCCAGGGTCGCCCCGGCGGCGAAGGCGGCCAGGTAGGCGTTGGCGTGGGTGAGGTGGCAGACGGCGAAGACGATCACCCCGGCGGCCAGCGGGCCCAGGGCGTGCAGGCGGGGTTCGGCGGTGAGCAGGCGCAGCCGCCAGGCCAGGGCGATCACCGCGGGCACCGCCACGCCGATGGCCAGGCCCAGCCCCAGTTCCAGGCCGATGGTGGCCCAGTTGGCCTCCCGGTTGGCCGCGGTGGCCAGGAAGATCAGCACGAAGGGCAGCGCGAGGCCGTCGTTGAGCCCGGACTCGACGTTGAGCAGGCGGCGCAGGCGCAGCGGGACGTCGGTGCGGCCGACGATGGCCGAGGCGAAGACCGGGTCGGTGGGGGAGAGGATCGCGCCGAGCAGCAACGCCGTGGGCCAGTCCAGTCCGGCCAGGTAGTGCGCGGGCACCGCGATGCCGATCATGGTCAGCGGCATGCCAAGGCCGAGGGCGCGACCGGAGAGGCGCCAGCCTTCACGGAGTGCGCGCAGGTTGGCCCGGCCGCCGTCGGTGAACAGCACGGTGAACAGGGCGATGTCGGCCAGCACGGTGACCATGGGTGAGTTCGGTGCGATCTGGACCCAGCCGAGCCCGCCCTGGCCGAGCAGGGCTCCGGCGAGCAGGAACAGCAGGGCGGTGGACAGGATCGTGCGCGCGGCGACCCCGGAGAGGGACACGCTGATCAACAGGACCACACCGAAGGCGAGCACCAGCGCCATGCGGAAACCCCAGTCTCCTTGATCCGCCATCCCGTTGTCGGGGGCGGATGCCGACCAGACTTCCCGGCGCACCGCGCGCAAAGATGCCGTAAGCGCGCCCGAAGGGCAAACCGGTTCGCCCGATCGGATCGCGCCCGCATCCGCCGGAGCGCATCCACTGCGGCGCCGAAACCGTCCGGTTAGGGTGATCCCAGCGAGGCGACGTCTCGTGGTGTGCCGGGAAGCCTGGTCCGCGAGCTGTGTTCGCCGAGCCCTGGAGATCACCGTGTCCGCACCCGCCTCGCCCGCCGCTGGAGTTCGTGCACGCGGCCCTTGCACACCGATCCGCATCAGCCGAGCCGGGGAGCCCCATGTCCGACGGCACAGCCCGCCGTGTCCGCGTGTTCGGCCGAGCGTCCTGGCCGGAGGTCGAACGGGTCCGGGAGATCCTCCGCAAGGAAACCGTCGGCGGGGCGCTGTTGCTCGTCGGCGCGGTACTCGCCCTGGTCTGGGCGAACTCGCCGTGGGCGGAGTCCTATGCGGCCCTGCGCGAGATCGCGCTCGGGCCGGCTGCGCTGCACCTGGACCTGCCCCTGCACGCCTGGGCTGCCGACGGCCTGCTGGCGATCTTCTTCTTCGTCGCCGGGCTGGAGCTCAAACGCGAGTTCGTCGCCGGGGACCTGCGTGACCCCCGGCGGGCCGCGGTCCCGGTCGCGGCCGCGGTCGGCGGCGTGCTCACCCCGGCCCTGATCTTCACCCTGACCAATCTCGGCGACGCCTCGGCCCTGCGCGGCTGGGCGGTCCCGACCGCCACCGACATCGCCTTCGCCCTGGCGGTGCTGGCGGTGATCGGGCACAGCCTGCCCTCCGCGCTGCGCACGTTCCTGCTCACCCTGGCGGTGGTGGACGACCTGATCGCGATCGTGATCATCGCCGTCTTCTACACCCAGCAGCTGTCCGTGTTCCCGCTGCTGCTGGCGCTGATCCCGTTGGCCGGGTTCGGTTTCCTGGTGCAGCGGCGGGTGCGTTCGTGGTGGTTGCTGCTGCCGCTGGCCGCGGTGACCTGGGCGCTGGTGCACGCCTCCGGGGTGCACGCCACCGTGGCCGGGGTGCTGCTGGCCTTCACCGTGCCGGTCATCCGCCGCTACGGCGAGGGGCCAGGGCTGGCCGAGCACTTCGAGCGCCGGTTCCGCCCGATCTCGGCCGCGGTGGTGGTGCCGGTGTTCGCCTTCTTCGCCACCGGTGTCACCCTCGGCGGCCTGGACGGCCTGCTCACCTCGCTGTCCGACCGGGTCGCCCTGGGCATCATGGGCGGGCTGGTGCTGGGCAAGGTCATCGGTATCACCCTGGCGACCTTCCTGGTCTCCCGGTTCACCCGCGCCGAGCTCGACGACGACCTGTCCTGGACCGACGTGATCGGCTTGGCCCTGCTGGGCGGCATTGGGTTCACCGTCTCGCTGCTGATCGGCGAGCTGGCCTTCGACGGCACCGCGCACGCGGAGAGCACCAAGGTCGCCATCCTCGCCGGGTCGGTCCTGGCCGCGCTGCTGGCCACGATGGTGCTGCGGGCCCGCAACCGGGCGCACCGGCGGATCTGCGCGGCCGAGGAGGTCGACTCCGACTCCGACGGCATCCCCGACGTGCACGAGAACGACCGCTGATCCAGGCCTGGGCGTGCTGCTAGCCCGGCGCGCGGGAGCTCATGGCGGTAAGCAGTGCCGCAAGGGCCTGTGGTTGCTCGTCGGGGAGCAGATGGCCCGCATCCGGGATCACCACAAGGCGGGCGCCTAGTCGCCGGCCGGCCGACGCGCGCAGCCTTTCCGGCGGCAGGAACACATCGTGCTGGCCAGTCACCACCTGACGGGGCACATCCGTGCGCCGGGTGAGCAGCTCCCGCGGCAGCGCTGGCGGCGCGAGGCTGGTCCGGCACGCGCGCGCGACCAGGGTGTACCACTCGATCAGGTCTGGTGGCGGTGTGCGCCCCGGGGCCAGGAAGTGGCGCAGCAGAGCCGCGCTGCGCGCAGGGGCCGGGCGGAGCAGCCAGGGCACGGTCGCGCGCAGGACGCCGGCGCTGACCTTCAGCCGGGTCAGGCCCGCGGTGGAGACGAGGAGCCGTCCCGAGATGTGGGGTGAGTCGCACGCCAGGGCGATTGCGCCGCCCAGCGAGTGGCCGACCACGACCGCCTGGCCCGGCACCAGCACATCCAGCACCTCGGCCAGCCAGTGCCCGTACCAGGCCAGGCGGTCCCGCCTGGGACGGTGACCGGTGCTGAGCCCCGGCTGACCGGGCAGGTCCAGCAGCAGCACGGAAAAGTCCGGCGCGAGCGCCGCGGCGAAGGACTCCGACAGTGCCGCGTTCTCGTTTGTGCCCGGGATGACCACGACGGTGGACGAACCAGAGCCCGCGGTCACCACGTGGGTCGAGCCGGCTTGGCTGGCGATCTCGTTCCGTCGATGGGGGAGGCTCCAGCGGTCCAACCGGCGGGTGCACCAGTCGCGGACCTCGAGCTGGTGTCGGGTACTGCGATAGATCGAGCGCAGCCTCCCGGAACGTTCCATCAACACTGTCCTTCTGTCGCGGTGCTCACTGCACGAATGCTCATTCCAGCGTCGCCAGCATCTCACCTTCCAGCACCGGCGACAGCGTGGTCATGAAACTTGCGGTGCATGCCGCCGCTGAAGCCGCTTCATCTGCCGCGCAGGGTTCGAAGGTCGCGGCGGACACCCGTATCCACTCGCTGGTCAGCCTTCCCTTGCACATCCGACCGGACCTGCCGCTGTTGTGAGATCACCACGGCCGGGCAAGAACGCGACCGAGAACTCGTCGATGACGACAAAGGCCATGCCCGGCGAAGAGTTCCTCGGGGTCATCGGCCGAATCAGCGTGCCCGTCGGCGCGCGCAGCCGAGCTATTGGTGTTGACGTGGCTGGGAGAGGAACAGGATCCCACCGACCCAGCACACTGGCCATCGGTCCGGGCGGCGGCGTGCTGATCTCGATGGCCGTCCTAGATCTTCTCGTCGTGCTGGCCCGTCGAGTCGACCACCGTCCGTGAGTCACCTTCGGTCTGCTTCCGCCCAGGGCCGGGGTGGAGAGGCTTGGTTGGGCTACTCGCTCACTACCAACGCCGGGGCGGTGCGGGCACGCGTGGTGGTGGCCACCGGCCTGTTCCAGTCCCCGTTCGTGCCTGCCGTGGCAACGGAGTTCGACGCCGAGATTACGCAGCTGCACAGCTCCCAGCACCGAAACCCCGGCCAGTTGGCCAACGGGCCGGTCCTGGTGGTGAGTGGCGGGAACTCCGGTTACCAGATCGCGGAGGAGCTGACCGGTGGCCACCGGGTGCACGTGTCTATCAGCACCTGCAACGCCGCTGTTCCGCAGCGGCCGCTCGGCCGGGACCTCTTCTG from Crossiella sp. CA-258035 harbors:
- a CDS encoding DUF3592 domain-containing protein → MIEADLSDIRRLRLHTVAIRGLDDLIRPSEYRVRPEVATRAVRRLRLRGGLMLLSGLALVVGFMTGATVLEDRAAGLEATGVRVPGVVVQVRQGFVRGVPDSIEVRFAVDGAERVRSMNLNDGSPVLNPGDEITVFYDRDDPERIGAPGVPNDPFWAFIPIVVAFVLGPSLSVAGAIGYGRWRRRARALRRRGWRPGRADIVRSRTLTIRFDDPADGRQTIALTRPVMLPVPREIVLGPVLVGGTGKRLTVLFLSGPVLSAAKSRAARGPRARPGHLPTR
- a CDS encoding cation:proton antiporter — encoded protein: MALVLAFGVVLLISVSLSGVAARTILSTALLFLLAGALLGQGGLGWVQIAPNSPMVTVLADIALFTVLFTDGGRANLRALREGWRLSGRALGLGMPLTMIGIAVPAHYLAGLDWPTALLLGAILSPTDPVFASAIVGRTDVPLRLRRLLNVESGLNDGLALPFVLIFLATAANREANWATIGLELGLGLAIGVAVPAVIALAWRLRLLTAEPRLHALGPLAAGVIVFAVCHLTHANAYLAAFAAGATLATLDHLAAERFEPLGDLLSEITKFAALLVFGALITPERISHLSVGDWAVAVLAILLVRPAAMLLSLLRTPLPARERSAAAWFGPKGFASVIYGLLALQAGIPAGEHVFDLVAITIALSIVLHSSTDVPVARALRIEPPDTLPTGHTETTAPAAADR
- the nhaA gene encoding Na+/H+ antiporter NhaA translates to MSDGTARRVRVFGRASWPEVERVREILRKETVGGALLLVGAVLALVWANSPWAESYAALREIALGPAALHLDLPLHAWAADGLLAIFFFVAGLELKREFVAGDLRDPRRAAVPVAAAVGGVLTPALIFTLTNLGDASALRGWAVPTATDIAFALAVLAVIGHSLPSALRTFLLTLAVVDDLIAIVIIAVFYTQQLSVFPLLLALIPLAGFGFLVQRRVRSWWLLLPLAAVTWALVHASGVHATVAGVLLAFTVPVIRRYGEGPGLAEHFERRFRPISAAVVVPVFAFFATGVTLGGLDGLLTSLSDRVALGIMGGLVLGKVIGITLATFLVSRFTRAELDDDLSWTDVIGLALLGGIGFTVSLLIGELAFDGTAHAESTKVAILAGSVLAALLATMVLRARNRAHRRICAAEEVDSDSDGIPDVHENDR
- a CDS encoding alpha/beta hydrolase; protein product: MERSGRLRSIYRSTRHQLEVRDWCTRRLDRWSLPHRRNEIASQAGSTHVVTAGSGSSTVVVIPGTNENAALSESFAAALAPDFSVLLLDLPGQPGLSTGHRPRRDRLAWYGHWLAEVLDVLVPGQAVVVGHSLGGAIALACDSPHISGRLLVSTAGLTRLKVSAGVLRATVPWLLRPAPARSAALLRHFLAPGRTPPPDLIEWYTLVARACRTSLAPPALPRELLTRRTDVPRQVVTGQHDVFLPPERLRASAGRRLGARLVVIPDAGHLLPDEQPQALAALLTAMSSRAPG